A window of Malania oleifera isolate guangnan ecotype guangnan chromosome 5, ASM2987363v1, whole genome shotgun sequence contains these coding sequences:
- the LOC131156452 gene encoding uncharacterized protein LOC131156452 isoform X2, producing the protein MAAATLSSSPSCHLFHRLLRPPPLPAPPSSILSLKPLFSSAASTASTAATLVALCLQAPLRSAALPRRFSTSLCSSHKPLPPRLSASAIHTHSVPKPEPKILDDDEYDDYDQEEDYGYDDDGGSGAESEIHLGKMELEGNVNASPRLENVKPPPSLTVKEKKEVASYAHGLGKKLKTQQVGKSGVTASVVSSFIETLEANELLKLKIHGNCPGELADVVKQLEEATGSVVVGQIGRTAILYRPSLTKLRADEKKQQARRVFVRRQSKAKPALPKKDQERKPSMRGRRGSSRFSTP; encoded by the exons ATGGCGGCAGCAACGTTATCATCATCACCGTCTTGTCATCTCTTCCACCGTCTCCTCCGTCCACCACCGCTACCCGCACCTCCCTCCTCTATCCTCTCACTCAAACCCCTCTTCTCCTCCGCCGCTTCTACTGCCAGCACCGCCGCCACTCTCGTTGCCCTTTGCCTCCAGGCCCCACTGCGCTCCGCTGCCCTTCCCCGCCGCTTCTCCACCTCGCTCTGCTCTTCCCACAAGCCCCTTCCACCTCGCTTGTCCGCCTCTGCCATCCACACCCACTCTGTTCCCAAACCCGAGCCTAAAATTCTCGATGATGATGAGTATGATGATTATGACCAGGAGGAGGACTATGGCTACGACGACGACGGTGGTAGCGGCGCAGAAAGTGAAATCCATTTGGGGAAAATGGAATTGGAGGGGAATGTGAACGCAAGCCCCCGATTGGAAAATGTGAAGCCTCCTCCAAGTCTCACAgtgaaggaaaagaaagaggttGCGTCTTACGCCCACGGGCTTGGGAAGAAGCTTAAGACCCAACAGGTGGGCAAGTCCGGCGTCACTGCCTCCGTGGTCTCTTCCTTCATTGAAACCCTCGAAGCCAACGAGCTCCTCAAG CTTAAAATACATGGAAATTGTCCAGGGGAGCTGGCTGATGTGGTGAAGCAATTAGAGGAAGCAACTGGTTCAGTAGTGGTTGGTCAGATTGGTCGTACGGCGATCCTCTACAGGCCCAGCCTCACTAAGTTGAGGGCAGACGAGAAAAAGCAACAGGCTCGTAGAGTTTTTGTCAGAAGGCAATCAAAAGCAAAACCCGCGTTACCg AAGAAAGACCAGGAGAGGAAACCATCTATGCGCGGTCGCCGGGGAAGCAGCAGGTTTTCAACCCCTTGA
- the LOC131156452 gene encoding uncharacterized protein LOC131156452 isoform X1: MAAATLSSSPSCHLFHRLLRPPPLPAPPSSILSLKPLFSSAASTASTAATLVALCLQAPLRSAALPRRFSTSLCSSHKPLPPRLSASAIHTHSVPKPEPKILDDDEYDDYDQEEDYGYDDDGGSGAESEIHLGKMELEGNVNASPRLENVKPPPSLTVKEKKEVASYAHGLGKKLKTQQVGKSGVTASVVSSFIETLEANELLKAVGSRQHKEEGEEEEEEEEELKKKKKEKKRSSRQQDAAHRQQKEEEEEEEEEKQQAVGSRTQHARSRKKNKKKKTYKGSKAQRLKDELAAGSKCSR; the protein is encoded by the exons ATGGCGGCAGCAACGTTATCATCATCACCGTCTTGTCATCTCTTCCACCGTCTCCTCCGTCCACCACCGCTACCCGCACCTCCCTCCTCTATCCTCTCACTCAAACCCCTCTTCTCCTCCGCCGCTTCTACTGCCAGCACCGCCGCCACTCTCGTTGCCCTTTGCCTCCAGGCCCCACTGCGCTCCGCTGCCCTTCCCCGCCGCTTCTCCACCTCGCTCTGCTCTTCCCACAAGCCCCTTCCACCTCGCTTGTCCGCCTCTGCCATCCACACCCACTCTGTTCCCAAACCCGAGCCTAAAATTCTCGATGATGATGAGTATGATGATTATGACCAGGAGGAGGACTATGGCTACGACGACGACGGTGGTAGCGGCGCAGAAAGTGAAATCCATTTGGGGAAAATGGAATTGGAGGGGAATGTGAACGCAAGCCCCCGATTGGAAAATGTGAAGCCTCCTCCAAGTCTCACAgtgaaggaaaagaaagaggttGCGTCTTACGCCCACGGGCTTGGGAAGAAGCTTAAGACCCAACAGGTGGGCAAGTCCGGCGTCACTGCCTCCGTGGTCTCTTCCTTCATTGAAACCCTCGAAGCCAACGAGCTCCTCAAG GCAGTAGGCAGCAGGCAGcataaagaagaaggagaagaggaggaggaggaggaagaagaactgaaaaagaagaagaaggagaagaagagaagcagcaggcagcaggatGCAGCACACAGGcagcagaaagaagaagaagaagaagaagaagaagagaagcagcaggcagtaGGAAGCAGGACGCAGCACGCACGCAGCagaaagaagaataagaagaagaagacttacaaagGTTCAAAGGCTCAAAGACTCAAAGACGAGCTCGCTGCTGGTTCGAAATGTAGTAGATGA
- the LOC131155827 gene encoding protein terminal ear1 homolog, translating into MKPELQEVVPAESSMAGKKKGLNPEAPEFIPSSSFLFFPQSSMAASDPPNFFLHQPQPLITGTAPLSFCYYHLPDLLNNSFLYSPNSLPPETATATAAAIHSTPAPPATEERCEVGRRAVTSERSSDGHRRRRPEGLVIRGRPTTSSRLGRSYFVWRRGGGGRRGEESGDGEAGNGSEYGRRRTTTFRKQSTVNVKRKQQSRESGVEPVEKGGRKTTAMIRNIPNKYTREMLVQFLDEHCMLENRKMHAHNSEDDVSAFDFVYLPIDFATGCNKGYAFVNFTNPSAVWKFQVASHNQSWEHFQSSKIRQIACAKIQGKEALVNHFQSSRFACDSEDFLPACFSPPRDGSRRPVTMTTVGRLSPTPPRTATENNDELKWGGPQHPKLAVDGAGGGVHPRGMDGCDLVMVALCWGWGWNVYIDVA; encoded by the exons ATGAAACCGGAGCTTCAAGAAGTGGTGCCGGCTGAATCTTCCATGGCAGGCAAGAAGAAGGGTTTGAACCCTGAAGCACCAGAGTTCATCCCAAGCAGCAGCTTCCTCTTCTTCCCTCAATCTTCCATGGCTGCCTCAGATCCTCCCAACTTCTTCCTTCATCAACCTCAACCCCTCATCACTGGCACCGCCCCACTTTCCTTCTGCTATTACCATCTTCCTGACCTCCTCAACAACTCCTTCCTCTATTCTCCAAACTCACTCCCGCCGGAAACGGCAACGGCGACGGCGGCGGCGATTCACTCTACGCCTGCTCCTCCGGCGACCGAGGAGCGATGCGAAGTGGGACGGAGAGCGGTTACCTCCGAGAGGAGTAGTGATGGCCACCGGCGCCGCCGGCCCGAGGGTTTGGTAATAAGAGGGCGGCCGACGACGTCATCTCGGCTGGGTCGCTCGTATTTCGTTTGGAGGCGAGGCGGCGGTGGGAGGAGGGGAGAGGAGAGCGGCGACGGTGAGGCTGGGAACGGTAGTGAATATGGTAGGCGGAGAACGACGACGTTTAGGAAGCAGAGTACTGTGAACGTGAAAAGGAAACAGCAGAGTAGAGAGAGTGGCGTGGAGCCTGTGGAGAAGGGTGGGCGGAAGACTACTGCCATGATCAGAAATATACCCAACAAATACAC GCGTGAGATGTTGGTACAGTTTCTGGACGAGCACTGCATGTTGGAGAATCGGAAGATGCATGCCCATAATTCCGAAGACGATGTTTCAGCTTTTGATTTCGTGTACCTGCCCATAGATTTTGC AACAGGTTGTAACAAAGGGTATGCATTCGTAAACTTCACAAACCCCAGTGCAGTGTGGAAGTTTCAAGTTGCTTCTCACAATCAGAGCTGGGAGCATTTCCAATCGTCCAAGATCCGCCAGATTGCCTGCGCCAAAATTCAG GGGAAGGAGGCGCTGGTGAACCACTTCCAGAGCTCAAGGTTTGCGTGCGACTCGGAGGACTTCCTGCCGGCGTGCTTCTCCCCTCCCCGGGACGGTTCACGGCGGCCGGTGACCATGACTACCGTCGGTAGACTCTCCCCTACTCCTCCCAGGACTGCTACTGAAAACA ACGATGAATTGAAGTGGGGTGGACCTCAGCACCCGAAGCTGGCCGTTGATGGCGCGGGTGGTGGGGTCCACCCTCGGGGAATGGACGGCTGTGATTTGGTCATGGTGGCTTTGTGTTGGGGGTGGGGTTGGAATGTTTATATTGATGTGGCTTGA